A single genomic interval of Takifugu flavidus isolate HTHZ2018 chromosome 19, ASM371156v2, whole genome shotgun sequence harbors:
- the LOC130516325 gene encoding uncharacterized protein LOC130516325 isoform X8, with protein MEWVSKMKRVGHTEVNIQEDADYYLVFCPVRHRIKTEIEEALEGLPDNKAVILVVMHHTFDPDLVIVESRLQELPRNVRLTVDSLFHQGRLLWCNRNDIAWNQIQKSLNIPIPEPSWTKAVVDCSVNHMGLMAVIAVGCVVLVILVIVIVKYTAGKG; from the exons atggaatgggtttccaaaatgaaacgtgttggacacactgaagtgaacattcaggaagatgcagattattatttggttttctgtccagtcagacaccgaatcaaaacagaaattgaagaggccctggagggactcccag ataataaagcagtaattctggtggtgatgcatcacacctttgatcctgatctggtgattgtagagagcagattacaggagctccctagaaacgtccgcctcactgtcgactccctgttccatcaaggcaggctcctctggtgtaaccgcaacgatattgcctggaatcagatccagaaaagtctcaacattcctattcctgaa ccatcctggacgaAGGCAGTGGttgact GTTCGGTGAACCATATGGGACTGATGGCAGTCATCGCTgttggttgtgttgtgttggtgaTCCTTGTCATTGTTATTGTCAAGTACACGGCTGGTAAAGGTTAG
- the LOC130516325 gene encoding uncharacterized protein LOC130516325 isoform X5, which translates to MENLGEETLSALSGTKFFVYVASETKNAHMEWVSKMKSVGHTEVNIQEDADYNLVFCPVKSRIKTDIDEALEGLPDNKALILVVMHHTFDPDLVIVESRLQELPRNVRLTVDSLFYQGRLLRCNRNDIAWNQIQKSLNIPIPEPSWTKAVVDCSVNHMGLMAVIAVGCVVLVILVIVIVKYTAGKG; encoded by the exons ATGGAGAATCTTGGTGAGGAAACCCTTTCAGCTC tatctggaacaaagttctttgtctacgtggcttctgaaacaaaaaacgctcacatggaatgggtttccaaaatgaaaagtgttggacacactgaagtgaacattcaggaagatgcagattataatttggttttctgtccagtcaaatcccgaatcaaaacagacattgacgaggccctggagggactcccag ataataaagcattaattctggtggtgatgcatcacacctttgatcctgatctggtgattgtagagagcagattacaggagctccctagaaacgtccgcctcactgtcgactccctgttctatcaaggcaggctcctcaggtgtaaccgcaacgatattgcctggaatcagatccaaaaaagtctcaacattcctattcctgaa ccatcctggacgaAGGCAGTGGttgact GTTCGGTGAACCATATGGGACTGATGGCAGTCATCGCTgttggttgtgttgtgttggtgaTCCTTGTCATTGTTATTGTCAAGTACACGGCTGGTAAAGGTTAG
- the LOC130516325 gene encoding uncharacterized protein LOC130516325 isoform X7, translated as MEWVSKMKRVGHTEVNIQEDADYYLVFCPVRHRIKTEIEEALEGLPDNKAVILVVMHHTFDPDLVIVESRLQELPRNVRLTVDSLFHQGRLLWCNRNDIAWNQIQKSLNIPIPEPSWWMRLLTVSIIYTWILIPEIPLRVSPCCFSLNHMGLMGGIAFGIVLVIIVIVIVVIREMVG; from the exons atggaatgggtttccaaaatgaaacgtgttggacacactgaagtgaacattcaggaagatgcagattattatttggttttctgtccagtcagacaccgaatcaaaacagaaattgaagaggccctggagggactcccag ataataaagcagtaattctggtggtgatgcatcacacctttgatcctgatctggtgattgtagagagcagattacaggagctccctagaaacgtccgcctcactgtcgactccctgttccatcaaggcaggctcctctggtgtaaccgcaacgatattgcctggaatcagatccagaaaagtctcaacattcctattcctgaa ccatcctggtggaTGAGACTgttaactgtgagtattatttacacctggatcctcatacctgaaatACCTCTGAGGGTgtcaccatgctgcttttctttgaaCCATATGGGACTGATGGGAGGCATCGCTTTTGGTATTGTGTTGGTGATTATTGTCATTGTCATTGTAGTTATCAGGGAAATGGTTGGGTAA